The following coding sequences lie in one Sorghum bicolor cultivar BTx623 chromosome 6, Sorghum_bicolor_NCBIv3, whole genome shotgun sequence genomic window:
- the LOC8080273 gene encoding transmembrane protein 234 homolog — MATGRSDAASMVAVGLVWGATNALMRRGALVWDRRARASYPSGGNVFRRWAALLLTWQYSAPFAANLCASAAFFALLGAAPISVAVPVTNAVTFAATAAAAAALGERVRPAPAVLGTALIVLGVWVCIS; from the coding sequence ATGGCCACGGGTCGCAGCGACGCGGCGAGCATGGTGGCGGTGGGTCTGGTGTGGGGCGCCACAAACGCGCTCATGCGGCGGGGCGCGCTCGTCTGGGACCGCCGCGCCCGTGCCTCCTACCCTTCCGGCGGCAACGTGTTCCGGCGGTGGGCGGCCCTGCTCCTGACGTGGCAGTACTCGGCGCCGTTCGCCGCCAACCTGTGCGCGTCCGCAGCCTTCTTCGCGCTCCTCGGCGCCGCGCCCATCTCCGTGGCCGTCCCCGTCACCAACGCCGTCACCTTCGCCgccacggccgccgccgccgccgcactcgGCGAGCGCGTCCGACCCGCGCCCGCTGTCCTCGGCACCGCGCTCATCGTCCTTGGCGTCTGGGTCTGCATCTCTTAG
- the LOC8080274 gene encoding probable calcium-binding protein CML22: MGMVTSICMEPIKRRRVEKDLDDKVADALQERTRSRQRTFRSVNSITMRLPRFKEGLRDIKEIFDQYDEDSNGTIDNEELQSFLSKLQVKMSQQEIDNLHSYCDIDSRNGIQFQEFVVLLCLMYLLFGPDVTRRVSEFESVKLNYVFDELIDAFIFFDKDGDGKMKKRDVTHRMNEASHQERTPSHITAQLFKEMDLNRNGKVNLKEFLYSMIRWAGLETEDDGSNEASP; encoded by the exons ATGGGTATGGTCACTTCCATATGTATGGAGCCGATCAAGCGCCGACGAGTGGAGAAGGACCTCGACGACAAGGTGGCGGACGCGCTCCAGGAGAGGACCAGGTCCCGGCAGAGGACCTTCAGGTCCGTGAACAGCATCACCATGCGTCTGCCCAGGTTCAAGGAGGGGCTCAGGGACATCAAGGAAATCTTCGATCAGTATG ATGAGGATTCAAATGGCACAATCGACAACGAGGAGCTGCAGAGCTTCCTTAGCAAACTCCAGGTGAAGATGTCCCAGCAGGAGATCGACAACCTGCACAGCTACTGTGACATCGACAGCAGGAACGGGATCCAGTTCCAGGAGTTCGTCGTGCTCCTCTGCCTCATGTACCTGCTGTTCGGGCCAGACGTTACGCGCCGG GTTTCAGAATTCGAGTCTGTGAAGCTCAACTACGTCTTCGACGAGCTCATTGACGCGTTCATCTTCTTCGACAAGGATGGGGATGGCAAGATGAAGAAGAGAGACGTCACCCACAGGATGAACGAGGCGTCTCACCAGGAGAGGACTCCCAGTCACATAACAGCACAGCTATTCA AGGAGATGGATCTGAACAGGAATGGGAAGGTGAACCTCAAGGAGTTCCTCTATTCCATGATCAGATGGGCAGGTCTCGAAACTGAAGACGACGGCAGCAATGAGGCCTCCCCCTAA